From Chloracidobacterium sp. N, the proteins below share one genomic window:
- a CDS encoding glycosyltransferase family 2 protein, which translates to MFAPDPNLPPLKRLSVVIPARDEAGCIRSTVEHLYVELRLHQIPHEIIVVDDGSTDATWEVLQAACADIPTLRPVQNTGEHGFGRAITFGFEHVTGDAVVIMMADESDDCRDVVRYWRELNRGYECVFGSRFVKGGGTIDYPPIKWVLNRLANTFLRLLFGIRLNDTTNAFKAYRREVIEGCRPFLSPHFNLTVELPLKAIVRGYTWTVIPITWRNRRTGLAKLKIKEMGSRYFFICCYVWLEKYFSRGDYRRKPQPALPQAMPATETEKALQ; encoded by the coding sequence ATGTTTGCACCCGACCCGAACCTGCCGCCCCTGAAGCGCCTGTCCGTTGTCATTCCGGCGCGGGATGAAGCCGGGTGTATCCGTTCGACCGTCGAGCACCTGTACGTTGAACTGCGGCTGCACCAGATTCCACACGAAATCATCGTCGTGGACGACGGCAGTACGGACGCCACGTGGGAAGTCCTGCAGGCGGCCTGTGCCGACATTCCCACCCTGCGTCCGGTGCAGAACACGGGTGAGCACGGATTTGGGCGCGCCATCACCTTTGGTTTTGAGCACGTCACGGGCGATGCGGTCGTCATCATGATGGCGGATGAATCGGATGACTGCCGCGATGTCGTCCGCTACTGGCGGGAACTCAACCGGGGCTATGAGTGCGTCTTTGGCAGCCGCTTCGTCAAAGGCGGGGGAACGATTGACTACCCACCCATCAAGTGGGTACTCAACCGGCTGGCCAATACATTTCTGCGGCTGCTGTTTGGCATCCGGCTCAACGACACCACGAATGCTTTCAAGGCGTACCGGCGGGAGGTCATTGAGGGCTGCCGGCCTTTTCTGTCGCCGCACTTCAACCTGACAGTGGAACTGCCGCTCAAGGCGATTGTCCGGGGCTACACCTGGACGGTCATTCCCATTACCTGGCGCAACCGGCGTACGGGGTTGGCCAAGCTCAAGATCAAGGAAATGGGCAGCCGGTATTTCTTCATCTGCTGTTACGTCTGGCTGGAGAAGTATTTCAGCCGTGGCGACTACCGGCGCAAGCCAC